From a single Pleurodeles waltl isolate 20211129_DDA chromosome 10, aPleWal1.hap1.20221129, whole genome shotgun sequence genomic region:
- the LOC138262395 gene encoding vomeronasal type-2 receptor 26-like — MRALEPVTPISVCNPSCLPGFRKIPEPQKQICCYSCTPCGEGEISNQTDMENCLRCPGDQWPNEKKDTCIPRTLELLSYEDPLGVTLASTSVLFSVVGVVVLANFIKHHHTALVKANNRDLSYILLISLILSFLCCLIFIGRPVKLTCLLRQTSFSIVFTIAVSTVLAKTVTVVLAFNATKPDSQLRKWVGPKLGNSIVIFLSLGEGIICIVWIILAPPFPEVDTSEMGKMILQCNDGSAVALYLVIGYIGVLALLSFLLAFFARRLPDSFNEAQLITFSMMVFCSVWVAFIPAYLSTKGKYMVAVEIFAILASTAGLLGCIFIPKCYIILLRPDRNTKEFLVGKK; from the exons ACTCCTATCTCAGTTTGCAATCCAAGCTGCTTGCCCGGATTCAGAAAAATCCCTGAACCACAGAAACAAATATGTTGTTACTCGTGCACCCCGTGTGGAGAAGGGGAAATTTCAAAtcaaacag ACATGGAGAATTGCTTGAGGTGCCCCGGAGATCAATGGCCGAATGAGAAGAAGGATACCTGCATTCCAAGGACCTTGGAGCTTTTGTCTTATGAGGATCCACTGGGTGTCACATTAGCATCCACCTCAGTTTTGTTTTCTGTAGTAGGAGTTGTTGTTCTAGCAAACTTtataaaacaccatcacacagctCTTGTAAAAGCCAACAACCGAGACCTGAGCTACATCCTCCTTATTTCTCTAATACTTTCCTTCCTCTGTTGCTTAATATTCATCGGCCGTCCTGTAAAACTAACATGCCTTCTACGACAAACAAGCTTTTCCATTGTTTTTACCATTGCTGTTTCTACTGTTCTGGCAAAAACCGTCACAGTAGTGTTGGCCTTCAATGCCACAAAGCCAGACAGCCAGCTGAGGAAGTGGGTTGGACCAAAACTCGGAAACTCTATAGTCATCTTCTTATCTTTGGGGGAAGGTATAATATGTATCGTGTGGATCATCCTTGCTCCACCTTTCCCAGAAGTCGACACCTCTGAAATGGGGAAGATGATTCTGCAGTGCAATGATGGCTCTGCTGTTGCTCTATACCTTGTTATTGGCTACATTGGAGTTTTGGCTCTCCTGAGCTTTCTTTTGGCGTTCTTTGCCAGAAGGTTGCCGGACTCTTTTAACGAGGCTCAGCTCATTACATTTAGTATGATGGTCTTCTGCAGTGTGTGGGTGGCCTTCATCCCTGCCTACCTGAGCACCAAGGGCAAATACATGGTGGCTGTGGAGATTTTCGCCATCCTGGCCTCCACTGCAGGACTCCTGGGTTGTATATTCATTCCCAAGTGCTACATTATTTTACTAAGACCGGATCGTAACACGAAAGAGTTTCTTGTTGGCAAAAAGTGA